A DNA window from Macadamia integrifolia cultivar HAES 741 chromosome 4, SCU_Mint_v3, whole genome shotgun sequence contains the following coding sequences:
- the LOC122077484 gene encoding dCTP pyrophosphatase 1-like encodes MRGSMEDTTTKDVSLQELRDKLAEFSSVRGWDQFHSPRNLLLALVGEVGELSEIFQWKGEVAKGLPNWTSDDKEHLEEEISDVLLYLVRLADVCGLDLGQAALTKLVKNAQKYPVINNPKLSYKKP; translated from the exons ATGAGAGGATCAATGGAGGATACAACTACAAAAGATGTTTCTCTCCAGGAGTTGAGAGATAAGCTTGCAGAGTTTTCTAGTGTGAGGGGATGGGATCAGTTCCATAGCCCAAGGAATCTTCTCTTAGCACTG GTTGGAGAGGTTGGGGAGCTTTCTGAGATATTTCAATGGAAGGGAGAAGTAGCTAAAGGACTTCCAAATTGGACTTCAGATGATAAAGAACATTTAGAGGAGGAGATCTCAGATGTTTTACTCTATCTTGTTCGTTTAGCTGATGTCTGTGGACTTGATCTTGGACAAGCTGCTCTAACTAAGCTTGTAAAGAATGCACAGAAATATCCAGTCATCAACAACCCTAAACTAAGTtataaaaaaccctaa